In Syntrophobacterales bacterium, a genomic segment contains:
- a CDS encoding DUF3783 domain-containing protein has protein sequence MEELGVLIYGYNGEDASRLSVFLDDAVGCHVFLMSASGKNGEKVIDILENRANDSFADEETKILLLLGFTEEQVRTVLGSFPSGEGAPQRPIFCMLTEENRNWPLDRLLEHLEAERRYWAEKKPDVQS, from the coding sequence ATGGAAGAACTGGGGGTGTTGATCTACGGTTACAACGGTGAAGACGCGTCGCGCCTCAGCGTTTTTCTTGACGATGCGGTAGGCTGTCACGTTTTCCTGATGAGCGCCTCCGGAAAAAACGGGGAGAAGGTCATTGATATCCTGGAAAACAGGGCCAACGATTCCTTTGCTGACGAAGAGACGAAAATCCTGCTGCTCCTCGGCTTTACCGAGGAGCAGGTCAGGACGGTTCTGGGCAGCTTTCCGTCGGGCGAAGGGGCGCCCCAGCGCCCCATCTTCTGCATGCTGACAGAAGAAAACCGGAACTGGCCGCTGGATCGCCTGCTTGAACACCTCGAAGCGGAACGTCGCTACTGGGCCGAAAAAAAGCCTGACGTGCAGTCATGA
- a CDS encoding 3-hydroxyacyl-CoA dehydrogenase/enoyl-CoA hydratase family protein, protein MDVKKVVVLGAGAMGHGIAQVAAMAGYKVVLRDINEEFVQRGYSRIKEDLERRVKKGRMAEAQKNDLLAAITPIVDLKKAVKDADIIVEAVPEIMKLKHEVLSEAAKLCPKKTVFATNTSSLSITEIAKVLDNPGRVVGLHFFNPVPVMKLVEIIYGEKTDEKSVQIIESFTKKLGKTPIYVRKDVPGFVVNRIFVPFSNEAAWVLHNKEVATPFEVDAAIKYRLGLPMGMLELLDVLGNGAIDVQYHVSNYFRETIGESWGPPTNLTELFKAGLLGKKSGKGFYDWSDPANKNEIPLSAGRTFDPLRVVVIAINEAANLLIDKVATKSDIDVGTLLGLGFPRGILRMADDIGIDVVVDELNRLYKNFKEARYKASSLLVKMVKEGKTGRKAGQGFYSAAEPENIKFAVDDKMVATLTLNRPQRANALNLAFLDEINAVLDVVEKDVNIRCLIITGAGKNFCAGADMSGFASGIPGDMMRFSDRGHEVFTRLETLSKPVIAAINGAAMGGGLELALACDLRIMSSKAFVQLPEVNLGLFPGWGGTQRLPRLIGMGKAKQAIFMAEKIDAQKALDYGLANFIAEPEGFAEFVQKTAETLAKTSPLGLKMAKKIMYYGAQADQRTGLFLEGASSGDVCTTDDISEGITAFMNRRPAVYKGR, encoded by the coding sequence ATGGACGTTAAAAAGGTTGTAGTTCTCGGGGCGGGCGCTATGGGACACGGCATAGCGCAGGTAGCGGCGATGGCCGGTTATAAAGTGGTATTGCGCGATATCAATGAAGAGTTTGTCCAGCGAGGTTATTCACGAATCAAGGAAGACCTGGAACGCCGGGTAAAAAAGGGCAGGATGGCGGAGGCTCAGAAGAACGATCTATTGGCTGCAATCACGCCGATTGTCGATCTGAAAAAGGCGGTGAAGGATGCAGACATCATCGTGGAAGCGGTGCCGGAGATAATGAAACTGAAGCATGAGGTTTTGAGCGAGGCCGCGAAACTTTGCCCGAAGAAGACAGTTTTTGCCACCAATACCTCTTCCCTCAGCATCACGGAGATCGCCAAGGTCCTGGACAATCCCGGCCGCGTGGTCGGCCTCCACTTTTTCAATCCGGTTCCGGTCATGAAGCTCGTGGAGATTATCTACGGGGAGAAAACTGATGAAAAGTCCGTGCAGATTATTGAATCTTTTACGAAAAAATTAGGGAAAACACCAATTTATGTGCGGAAGGACGTCCCCGGTTTTGTTGTAAACAGGATTTTCGTGCCTTTTTCGAACGAGGCTGCCTGGGTATTGCACAACAAGGAGGTTGCCACGCCCTTTGAGGTGGATGCCGCAATCAAATACCGTCTAGGCTTGCCGATGGGCATGCTCGAGCTGCTCGACGTCCTGGGCAACGGCGCCATCGACGTTCAATACCATGTCAGCAATTACTTCAGGGAAACCATTGGCGAGTCGTGGGGTCCGCCGACCAATCTGACCGAGCTATTCAAGGCCGGCTTGCTGGGGAAAAAGAGCGGGAAAGGGTTTTATGACTGGTCCGATCCTGCCAATAAAAATGAAATTCCGCTGAGCGCCGGGCGCACCTTTGACCCGCTCCGGGTAGTGGTCATCGCGATCAATGAGGCGGCAAACCTGCTGATTGACAAGGTCGCGACCAAAAGCGATATTGACGTCGGCACATTGCTGGGACTCGGCTTCCCCCGCGGCATCTTGCGGATGGCTGACGATATCGGGATTGACGTAGTGGTGGATGAACTAAACAGGCTGTATAAAAATTTTAAAGAGGCGCGCTACAAGGCATCGTCATTGCTCGTGAAGATGGTAAAAGAGGGGAAGACCGGCAGGAAGGCCGGCCAGGGATTCTATTCGGCGGCGGAACCGGAAAACATCAAATTTGCGGTTGACGACAAGATGGTGGCGACGCTCACCTTGAACAGGCCCCAGCGGGCCAACGCCCTCAACCTGGCTTTCTTGGACGAGATCAATGCAGTGCTCGATGTTGTGGAAAAAGACGTCAACATCAGGTGTCTAATCATTACCGGTGCGGGCAAGAATTTCTGCGCCGGCGCTGACATGTCCGGCTTTGCGTCGGGAATCCCCGGGGATATGATGCGCTTTTCCGATCGCGGTCATGAGGTATTTACCAGATTGGAGACCTTGTCCAAGCCCGTGATTGCAGCGATAAACGGCGCCGCAATGGGCGGAGGTCTGGAGCTGGCCTTGGCTTGCGATCTGCGGATCATGAGCAGCAAGGCCTTTGTCCAGTTGCCGGAGGTCAATCTTGGCCTTTTCCCCGGCTGGGGAGGAACCCAGCGCCTGCCCCGGCTCATCGGGATGGGCAAGGCGAAGCAGGCGATCTTCATGGCGGAGAAAATCGATGCGCAAAAGGCGCTGGACTATGGCCTGGCCAATTTCATCGCGGAGCCGGAGGGGTTTGCCGAATTTGTCCAAAAGACCGCGGAAACGTTAGCAAAAACGAGTCCGCTCGGTTTGAAAATGGCGAAGAAGATCATGTATTACGGCGCCCAGGCGGATCAGCGGACCGGGCTTTTCCTGGAAGGCGCTTCCTCCGGCGACGTCTGCACAACCGATGACATCAGCGAAGGCATCACGGCCTTTATGAATAGACGCCCGGCAGTTTACAAGGGCCGGTAA